The genome window GCAAACGTGATCAAGACAACCGCAATTATAAACAATCAAACGACGTCATGGAAAACAAATGCAGATACGACAAGCCAGGTGAACATGTTCAAACCGTCATCAAGGAAAACAAATGCAAACATGATCAAAGCGACTTCAGAACAAAAGAACCAATGTAAACGAAACAACCGAGCCACGGAAACGAAATGCAAACACGCTCAAGGCATGACGACCGCGAGAGGGGAAACAAATGCAAACATGATATCAAAACAACTACGcacagaaaaacaaatgaaaaacgggCCCTTTTCAAACAGTCCCTTGACTATAGAGTAGCGCTTACTGCCATTGCCCTTAAAATAATTTCTTCAGTAATCCCTAACTAAATGACGACCATTTCAGTCCATTTTCATCATTGAAAGAAATGCTTGTTGATTCATTCGGTTCACctgattattctttctttcagagctctctcaatattaatatcatcatcattataataacaataataaggttaataataatactaatgataactataacagcaacaacaaaaacaataacaacaattataataataatgatgatagcgatgcctgcctgaccataatgatgataatgataataatgataatgattgtaatgataataaaaaataaacaacagcaatgaaaaaaTACTTATAAAATGCCAGtaagaacaaacgaaaaaaatacttataaaatGCCAGTAAGAACAAACGAAAAATAAcccaagaaaaaaactaagaaacgAAAAAATACTCTCTATCCAGTTATATAATTCTTTTCCATATCATCCTAAACTTTCTTAGGttttagaaaaaaacaagaagctcAACAGTAACAGAGAAACCAATCCAATTTCAGACAAATTAACACATCAATGATGATCAGTGTAcaacaatataaagaaataacCAATAAATGGACAAATCTACTaagtaaataaacatagaaaattgggagcaaatataaaaaaataagcaagttcatgaagagaaaagaaaaaaaatcacatttagaTACTCACCAAACGGCTCTCTTCCAGTTGGTCTATGGCACCTGTTAATTCCTCAACTCCTACTTTTACCTCTGTCATGTACTTCTCTGCCTGCCACATGGATAGATTATACAAATATTactttcttattttacttctttgagagaagagggaggagaaagtcaGGCAGAGcaaaggcaaggagagagacacaaggaagaaccagaaagaaagaaagaaagaaagaaagaaaaaagatatgcaATATAGAATCTAACAATCTATATAATATTGTACTCATTTTAGAACAAGAACATAAAACAGATTAAGTCATTTTGCATTTACTGGGATGGGAACATCTAACCTTATTATAGTTTCAGTACCCTGTTGAATACTTACAAGCTTATCAAATTCAACAACATCATGTTGACTATGAGATCCAAATATAAAACATGTTGTACAAAACATCTGAAATGAAACATGCTACATATAAATACTGTAATCCAAAGGAATATTAGCCAAAAATAATTCCTACAAGTCTATTATTCATCTCAACTCTTCAATAGCCAAAAAATCTAATGGGAAAGgtctaggagagggagaggaagagggaaggggagaggagagaggagagaggagagaggagagaggacagaggagagaggagggagagaggacagaggagagaggagggagagagagagagagagagagagagagagagagagagagagagagagagagagagagagagagagataaatacacgagaggagagagcagagagagagagagagagacagagagagagagagagagagagagagagagagagagagagagagagagagaggagagagagagagagagagagagagagagagagaggagagggagagagagagagagagagagagggagagggagaggggagagggagagggagaggagagagagagagagagagagggagagagagggagaggagagagagagaggaaggagagtggaggaatagaggagagagagagggagaggggagagagagagagaggagatgagagaggagagggggagggagggagggaggagggagagggagaggagagagagagagaaaagagaggaggagggaagagaaagaggaggagagagagagagagggggggagaggtgagagggactgagggagaggtgagtgggagaggaaggggagggaagggaggagagtgtgagggagagggaggggaggggatggggggaggaagagagaggaatgagagagagtgagggatgaggaagagtgagatgagagaagtggagtagagggagagagagaggggagggagagagagggagtgggagagagagagggagagagagagagagggagagggaggagagagagggagagggagagagagagagggagagagagatgggagagagagagggatggagagagaggaagaggagtgggagagggagagggagggagagagagagagaggaggagagagagagaggaggagagagagagggaggagggagagagagagaggagagggagagggagagggagggagaggagagagggagagggagaggggagagagggagagaggagagagagagagagacgagagagaggagagagagagagggagggagagagagagagagaagagaagagagagagagagagagagagagagagaggagagagagagagagagagagaggagagagatgagagagagagagagagaggagagagagagagagagagagagagaggagagagagatgagagagagagtggagagagaagagatgaagagagagagagagagagatgcgagagagagagagagagagagagagagggagaggagagagagagagagaggagagagaggagagagagatgagagcgagagagacgagagaggagagagcggatgagagactgagagagaagagaagacagagagagagagggggggagagagagggggagagagagagagagagaggagggggagagagagagagagagagagagggagagggagagggagagggagagggagagggagagggagagagagagagagagagagagagagtagaggagagagagagagagagagagagagagagagagggagagggagagggagagggagagggagaggaagaggaagaggaagagggagaggaagaggaagagggagagggagagggagagggagagagggagggagagggagagagggagagagggagggagatggggagggagatggagagggagagggagagggaaagggagagggaaagggagaggcaaagggagagggagagggaaagggagaggtagagggagagggagagggaaagggagagggagagaggggagggagggagggagggagagagggagagggagagggagagggagagggggagggagagaggaagagggagaggagaaggagagagggagggagggagggaagggagggagggagagggagaggaagaggaagaggaagaggaagaggaagaggaagagggagagggagagggcgaggaagagggagagggagagggagagggagaggaagagggagagggagagggagagggagaggagagagagagagggagagggagagggagaaggagagaggagagagggagggagggagggagggagggagggagggagggagagggagagggagagggagagggagagggagagggagagggagagggagaggtagagggagaggaagaggaagagggagagggagggagagagaaggagagggagggagagagagaggatggggtaagggaaagggagacaagggagggagggagggagggagggagggaggggagggagggagggagggagggagggagggagggagagggagagggagaaggagagagggagaaggagagagggagggagggagggagggagggagggagggagggagggagggagagggagagggagagggagagggagaggagagagagagagagagagagagagagagagagagagacgagagagagagagagagagagagagagacagagagggagagggagagagaaggggagggagggagagagaaggggagggagggagagagaaggggagggagggagagagaaggggagggagggagagagaaggggagggagggagagagaaggggagggagggagagagaaggggaggaaggggaagagaaggggagggagagagagataaggggagggagggagagagaaggggagggagggagagagaaggggagggagggagagagaaggggagggagggagagagaaggggagggaaggagagagaaggggagggagggagagagaaggggagggagagagagagaaggggagggagagagagagaaggggagggagggagagagaaggggagggagggagagagaaggggagggagggagagagaaggggagggagggagagagaaggtgagggagggagagagaaggggagggagggagagagaagggtagggagacagggagaaggggagggagagggagagggagagggagagggagagagagagagaaggggagggggagggggagggggagggagagagagagagagaaggggagggaaagggatagagagagacagagagagacagagcaagacagagcgaggcagagcgagacagagcaagacagagcgagacagagacagagatagagagacagagagagacagagacagagagacagagagagacagagacagagagagagagagagagagagagagagagagagagagagagagagagagagagagagagagagaggagagggggagagaggagagagagagagagacagacagagagagaggagagacaggacgagaggagagagagacagacagagagagagagagacagacgagagagagagagagagaaaagagagagagacagagagagagagagaggaagacatgagagaggagagagagacgagagatgagaagagcgagagagagagaagagagagagagagaggagacgagagacgagagagagagagagagagagacagaggagagaagagacagagagagagaggacgaagagagagagacagagacgagagcagacagagacagagacagagacagagacagagaggacagagagacagagagacagagagagatgacagagagagaagaagacgagacagagagcagagagcaggagagacagagaagagacagagacagagagactaaagaggacagagagacagagagacagagagacagagagagagagatgagagagagagagagacagtcgagaagagagagatgagagatgagatagtcagagagagaagagagagagagagagagagagagagagagagagagagagatgatgagagaaagagatgagagcgagagagcgatgagcgagaagcgagagatgagagaggagcgaagagagagagaagacgagagagagatgagagagagagagagagagagagagaagagagcgagagaagagagagagagagagaggagagagagagagagagagaggagagacgagagagagagggtaggagagagaggagagagaggagggggtaagggaaagggagacaagggacagggttaaggggagggagaCACAATATTAGAACACAAAATGAACTTACTTTCTGACCCACATCCTCACTAGAGCAAGTGTAGCACATATGAGAGGAGATTACATCAGGGTGACTTGGACATGGAGGCCTAAGGTATGCAGACTGAACTTCACACAGTGGCTCTGGTATGTGTTTCTTCATGGTTTTGTGTGCGTGGATCTGTAGATGCATTTATAGTTAAAAGCTTCTTTCAGAATTGCTGAAAATATATGGAGTAGTTCTTTCCCTAATACAACATTCAAAATACTAACCTTCTTGAAGCATGGGTCACATAATTCAGACATGCATTTTCTGCACCTAAATGTAGCCTTGTTCTCACTGCATTCTTGACAAAGTCCTACAGATAATGAAATGTAAACatcagaataacaaaaaatatgtaaatacaaatagaaaatatCACATTACATACATGATCTACAAAGATGCCTCTAAAAGCAAGCAGTTTTAACTTACTTTAAAAAAGTGATTAAGTAACATCCTTTACaatgcaaaatataaaataattttctacaaaaacaaaaaaaaaaatatgtctcaTTCAAATTACCTTTCATGTGCTCTTTAACAGCAAGCATTCTAATAGGATCAAGTCTCATTTCTAAATGTCCACtggaaatgaataaacagaacaGCAATTTATTAtggtatgaaataaatataattcaCAAGGAACAcctgaaaaaatatatcataatcaaCCTTTGATCTGTTTACAATTtagtaacacacacaaaaaaaaattttcttGATTGTAGCTCTTTCTAGTGTATCTCGAGTGTGATAGCACAAGCAAAATATATAATGCCAAATTAAAACACTGACAATTTTTCACTTACTCTAAATTGATGGGTAGAGTAAAAGACTCTGCAACAAGGCCAAAAATATAAAGGTGTTTTGGCAGTTGACCTCTTATAACTCTTGTTTTCTGATGGTTAGTCAAAAAAATACTTTCCTTTAGGACCAAAACCATTATACAGGGTAAAATACATATTACTGACTACTACAATTAATGTCATtgacaataaatacatatgtatagtaataTGTAAAAATCAATCAACAACTCAAGCAAGTAATACCTCATTGCAAAGACTACAGATGTACAACAATGCACTCTGAGCACAGGTTTCACAACAACTGTGACCACATGACAGCAGGACTGGTGCTCGTCTATTTGGGGAACGCCTATTATCTGAAAGGTACAAAAATCCCTTTGGTATCAAGCAAACCATTTGATGGCAAATAAAAatctgacaaaaaaataaatattaaaaaatatcatCTTGGATATATGGCTATATGAATCTATAGCATCAAAGCAACGATCATGTATTCTGTATGTAGTAATCACATCAGTATCTCGAGTGTGATAAAAGGTTCATGAAATCTAGTTTCACAAAATATAGAAGTGACTCAATGCTACAGTTACTAATTTTACCTACAAAAATAAGAATGTTCTTATCTTTGCTTCCGACTGAAGGATAGGTTACAATATCTCAGACAGTTTGCttacaaacaaataatcaaattcatctgatttatataaataaaaaatatcaaaaatcTGTTTCCAAAACTGGCGTCACCAATAAAAGTTCAAGTGACACCCTGAGTGCCTTTTAAAACAGGAGATTGCTCAAAGTAATGATTCTTCAAATCATTACTTTAGGTAGAATAGGATTCCTTGTTATGTCCAGTGTgcattttgaaaaaataaaaattgatagtACTCGGCAACAGGTGAAGGGGGCAAGAGGTATCATCAGAGTTGGACTGGGTTTGATTAATTAGAATTAACATATTTCTGTCACTGTTATGGGGTTTTGCCCACTAAACCCCTCTCTTCAGGCAACTGATGCTTCTACCACAAATTGGAATGAAAAATCTCTTAATTTACTAATTCCACTAACCATTTCCATTTTTGGTTTGTAGAAATCAACTGGAATCCACTGATACTAAATTTCATGGAATTTAAGATGCAGACTGATTCTGGAAAATTACTAAGACATCTGTTATAGTTATACAGGCTGTGTTCTATTAATGATCTTCTTGGAATTTGCTATGATACGTGAATAATGGCTTGCGATCTGAAGTAACATATTATTAAGTGATCACTATTCCAAGGCCAACAATCCTCTGTTATATATATTCTAGCAAGATAGAGCTTGGAAAGGCTCCTTAGTTGAATACAAACCATTCCAGAATCTACATGGCAAAACTTTGGTGTAAGGTTTGTGCCTGATAAGAAATATTTCGCAGGCCTATAGGTTCTGACCCAAGAATTCAAATGGTATTGGTAGACCTTGAACAGAAGAGTTTTTATGTTCCCTTTTACCTTTAAGCTGAAATTTTACCATACATAATGAAAGGTGAATAAAATAAAGCGTGCCTCTCTGCTAAgccgttatgattatcaaatgcCACAGTGAACTTTAGCTGATCATTCCCCATATCAGGAATAAAACTTTGAAAATGCTTCAAAATATCAGTTACAAAAGAAAAGTCATATACAGGTCATATTAGACGTTCCTTATTCTCGAAacttaatgaatgataatgaaaaatcccataaaatcaagtaaataataatgacaattgcttTCCACAGCCCCTTTTCTCCCAATCCCTGACGCACCCAAGTAAatccctctttattttctcttctgttgctttcatacatacatacctgttcTGTATGAAGTGTGGCATTTGGGACACTTCATATTCCTCCCAATCCTCGCCCGTAAATACATTTTCTCGTCCCGAATTGTATTCATTTTCGAAGA of Penaeus chinensis breed Huanghai No. 1 chromosome 37, ASM1920278v2, whole genome shotgun sequence contains these proteins:
- the LOC125045273 gene encoding uncharacterized protein LOC125045273 is translated as MNTIRDEKMYLRARIGRNMKCPKCHTSYRTDNRRSPNRRAPVLLSCGHSCCETCAQSALLYICSLCNEDFVKNAVRTRLHLGAENACLNYVTHASRRSTHTKP